A window of the Tachysurus fulvidraco isolate hzauxx_2018 chromosome 6, HZAU_PFXX_2.0, whole genome shotgun sequence genome harbors these coding sequences:
- the LOC113661251 gene encoding uncharacterized protein LOC113661251 isoform X1 yields the protein MTTHKYTVIIIFSLFLPIEGEIFEQSVLEGKKFIFPLPNVTSDTDISSVEWKQRDRNKLLALISLDNANKTIIFCQESRFQFMQNGSMIIRDVKQEDTGNYTCKIIFKNNKIEIYIISLTLYSENTEQTPIHNSTSTTTVSVDQGLYIVLIPVTGGFLLLGSVIVILIKCRKKSSTLDEPIYMNSNRKCERNPQTKKKARCGQKEIK from the exons ATGACGACTCACAAATACACAGTCATCATCATATTTAGCCTTTTCCTCCCAATCGAAG GTGAGATCTTTGAGCAATCTGTGCTGGAAGGCAAGAAGTTCATCTTCCCTCTGCCGAATGTGACGTCTGACACAGACATCAGCTCAGTCGAATGGAAACAGAGGGACAGAAACAAACTTCTGGCTCTCATTAGCTTGGACAATGCTAATAAGACAATAATATTTTGTCAGGAAAGCAGATTTCAGTTCATGCAAAATGGGTCAATGATCATCAGAGATGTTAAACAAGAAGATACTGGCAATTACACTTGCAAAATCATattcaaaaacaacaaaattgaGATATATATCATCTCATTGACTTTGTACTCAG AAAATACAGAACAGACCCCTATTCATAACTCCACTTCCACTACAACAG TTTCAGTGGACCAAGGTCTTTATATAGTGCTGATTCCAGTGACTGGAGGTTTTCTTCTACTTGGCAGTGTGATAGTCATTCttataaaatgtagaaaaaaatctTCTACTTTGG atgAACCCATTTACATGAACTCAAACCGCAAGTGTGAAAGAAAcccacagacaaaaaaaaaggccagaTGTGGCCAGAAGGAAATTAAATGA
- the LOC113661251 gene encoding uncharacterized protein LOC113661251 isoform X4: protein MTTHKYTVIIIFSLFLPIEENTEQTPIHNSTSTTTVDQGLYIVLIPVTGGFLLLGSVIVILIKCRKKSSTLDEPIYMNSNRKCERNPQTKKKARCGQKEIK, encoded by the exons ATGACGACTCACAAATACACAGTCATCATCATATTTAGCCTTTTCCTCCCAATCGAAG AAAATACAGAACAGACCCCTATTCATAACTCCACTTCCACTACAACAG TGGACCAAGGTCTTTATATAGTGCTGATTCCAGTGACTGGAGGTTTTCTTCTACTTGGCAGTGTGATAGTCATTCttataaaatgtagaaaaaaatctTCTACTTTGG atgAACCCATTTACATGAACTCAAACCGCAAGTGTGAAAGAAAcccacagacaaaaaaaaaggccagaTGTGGCCAGAAGGAAATTAAATGA
- the LOC113661251 gene encoding uncharacterized protein LOC113661251 isoform X3, which produces MTTHKYTVIIIFSLFLPIEENTEQTPIHNSTSTTTVSVDQGLYIVLIPVTGGFLLLGSVIVILIKCRKKSSTLDEPIYMNSNRKCERNPQTKKKARCGQKEIK; this is translated from the exons ATGACGACTCACAAATACACAGTCATCATCATATTTAGCCTTTTCCTCCCAATCGAAG AAAATACAGAACAGACCCCTATTCATAACTCCACTTCCACTACAACAG TTTCAGTGGACCAAGGTCTTTATATAGTGCTGATTCCAGTGACTGGAGGTTTTCTTCTACTTGGCAGTGTGATAGTCATTCttataaaatgtagaaaaaaatctTCTACTTTGG atgAACCCATTTACATGAACTCAAACCGCAAGTGTGAAAGAAAcccacagacaaaaaaaaaggccagaTGTGGCCAGAAGGAAATTAAATGA
- the LOC113661251 gene encoding uncharacterized protein LOC113661251 isoform X2, whose product MTTHKYTVIIIFSLFLPIEGEIFEQSVLEGKKFIFPLPNVTSDTDISSVEWKQRDRNKLLALISLDNANKTIIFCQESRFQFMQNGSMIIRDVKQEDTGNYTCKIIFKNNKIEIYIISLTLYSENTEQTPIHNSTSTTTVDQGLYIVLIPVTGGFLLLGSVIVILIKCRKKSSTLDEPIYMNSNRKCERNPQTKKKARCGQKEIK is encoded by the exons ATGACGACTCACAAATACACAGTCATCATCATATTTAGCCTTTTCCTCCCAATCGAAG GTGAGATCTTTGAGCAATCTGTGCTGGAAGGCAAGAAGTTCATCTTCCCTCTGCCGAATGTGACGTCTGACACAGACATCAGCTCAGTCGAATGGAAACAGAGGGACAGAAACAAACTTCTGGCTCTCATTAGCTTGGACAATGCTAATAAGACAATAATATTTTGTCAGGAAAGCAGATTTCAGTTCATGCAAAATGGGTCAATGATCATCAGAGATGTTAAACAAGAAGATACTGGCAATTACACTTGCAAAATCATattcaaaaacaacaaaattgaGATATATATCATCTCATTGACTTTGTACTCAG AAAATACAGAACAGACCCCTATTCATAACTCCACTTCCACTACAACAG TGGACCAAGGTCTTTATATAGTGCTGATTCCAGTGACTGGAGGTTTTCTTCTACTTGGCAGTGTGATAGTCATTCttataaaatgtagaaaaaaatctTCTACTTTGG atgAACCCATTTACATGAACTCAAACCGCAAGTGTGAAAGAAAcccacagacaaaaaaaaaggccagaTGTGGCCAGAAGGAAATTAAATGA